The genomic interval GTGGAACGAGTACGTCGGGACGAGGCTGACCCGGAAGGTTGGCGAGAAGCTCGACGAGCTCGCGGACAAGGTCAACGAGCACCTGCACGACGACGGCACGGTCAAGGAAGGCGAGGAGGAAGCGCTCGCCAAGGCCGTCGACGAGTACGAGGAGGTGCTCGCGCGCCGCGTCGGCGGTGAGGCGGCGCGGCTCGACACGCTGCAGAAGGCGGTGCCGGTGGTCGCGGCGATGCTGCGCGCCAAGCCGCTGCTCGACGTCCCGCTCGATCCGCCCGAGAGCGACGAGGACGACGAGCACGACCACGAGCACCATCACCACGAGCACGGCCACCACCACGATCACGATCACGACCACGAGCACGACGAGGAGGCCGCGCCGAGCGCTGCCAAAGAGGAGTAGCGCCGTGACGTGCGCCTCGCGGTACGTCCCGAAGGCCTCCTCCTCGAAGACCTCGACCTCTTCCTCGATCCCGCAGCTCCGGTCGCCTGTGCCGTCTTGTCGCACGGTCACGCCGACCACGCGCGAGCGCTCGCCGGTCGCATCCACGCGACGCCCGAGACCATCGCCATTGCGCGCGCTCGCCTCGGCGACACCGACTACGTCGCGCACGCCTACGGCGAGCCGTTCGAGATCCGCGGCCCGGGCGGCGTCCGCGCGCGCGTCACGTTCTTCCCGAGCGGGCACGTCCTCGGCTCGGCGCTGACGCTGATCGAAGCCGCCGGCCAGCGCCTGCTCTACACGGGCGACGTCAAGCTCCACCCGTCGCTGACCTGCCCGACCGCGGTCGTGCCGCCGTGCGACGTGCTGATCACGGAAGCGACCTTCGCTCTGCCGGTGTTCCGCTTTCCGCCGGTCGACGAGCTGCGCGCGCGGATCGTCGCCGAGGCGCGGCGCGCGCTCGACGACGGTGAGGTGCCGGTCTTCCTGGGCTACGCGCTCGGCAAGGGTCCGGAGGTCGCGAAGATCCTGCAGGAGGCGGGCATTCCGGTGTCGGCGCACGGCGCCGTGCACCGCATGATCGAGGTCTACCGCAGCTTCGGGATCGAGTATCCCGACGTCGTGCCGTACGAGCGCGGGCGTGTCGACGGGCGCGCGCTCGTCGTGCCGCCGTCGGCGCGCAACCATCCGATGCTCGCGCTCCTCAAGCGCAAGCGCGTCACCGCGGTGACCGGCTGGGCGTTGCTGGATGCGAGCTACGACCGCTTCGGCGCGGACGCGCTCGTCCCGCTGTCGGATCACGCCGATTGGGACGAGCTGCTGGCGCTCGGCGCCGCAACCGGCGCGCGCCGGGTGCTGACCACGCACGGCCACGCGGCGCCGTTTGCGCACGCGCTCGAGAAGCGCGGGCTCGAAGCGCGCGCGCTGCACCTGCTGCACGGAGACGAGGAGTAGGTGCGCGGCTTCGCGACCCTGTGCAGCGAGCTGCGCGCGACCCGCAAGACCTCGCGCAAGGTCGCGCTGGTCGCGGACTACCTGCAGCGGCTCGACGACGAGAGCCTGCAGGTCGCGGCGCGCTTCTTGACCGGCGGACCGTTCGCGGCGCGCGACCAGCGCACGCTCTCGGTCGGCTGGGCGACGCTGTTCCGCATCGCGGTCGAGATGTTCCCCGACCTCGATCCCGAGACGCTGCGCGAGTGCTTCCGCGCGGTCGGCGACATGGGCGAGACCTTCGGCCTGCTGCAGATGCGGCGCGGACGCGACCTGGCGCCGTCGGTCCTCGAGGTGGACCGCGTCCTCGAGCAGCTCGCCGCGACGCGCAAGCCCGACGAGAAGGCGCGCGTGCTCCGTGAGCTGCTGCCGCCGCTCGAGCCGCTCGTGCTCAAGGAGACCGTCAAGCTGCTCGTCGGCGGACAGCGCATCGGGCTCTCCGAGCTGCTGCTCGAGCAGGCGATCGCACGCGCGAGCGACGTCCCGCTCGACGAGGTCAAGCGCGCGAACCTGCTGTGCGGTGACGTCGGCGAGGTCGCGCTGCGCGCACGCCGCCGCGAGCTCGGAAGCGCGCACCTCGCGCTCTTCCACCCGCTCGGCTTCCAGCTCGCCGCGACCTACGAGGCGGGCGACGAGCTGCCGTGGGAGCGCGTGATCGTCGAGGAGAAGCTCGACGGCATCCGGGCGCAGGCGCACGTCGAGCCCGCGTCGGAGCGCGGCGCCGCACGCGTCGCGCTCTACTCGCGCAGCCTCGACGACATCACGCGCGCGTTCCCCGAGATCGTCGAGCGGCTCGCGCGGCTGCCGACGCCGCTGATCCTCGACGGCGAGATCCTCGCCTACGCGAACGGCCGCGCCCTGCCCTTCGGCCAGCTGCAGCGGCGTCTCGGACGCAAGGCGGTCGACGCCGCGCTCGCGGAGGAGGTGCCGCTCGTCTTCGTCCTCTACGACGTGCTCGCCGTCGACGGCACGCTGGTGATCGACCGGCCGCTCGCCGAGCGGCGTCGCCTGCTGGAACCTCTAGCGCTGCCGGAAGGCATCCTGCTCTCGCCCGCCCATCGCGCGAGCGACGCAGCGGCGCTCGAGAAGCTCTTCGACCTCGCGCTCGCGAACGGCAACGAAGGCCTGATGCTGAAGGACGAGAGCGCGCCGTACACGCCCGGCAAGCGCGGGCGCGCCTGGCTCAAGTACAAGAAGGCGCGTGCGACGCTCGACGTCGTGGTGACGGCGGTCGAGCCGGGCCACGGACGTCGCGCCGGGCTGCTCTCGGACCTCACCTTCGCGGTCCGCGGCCCGGACGGCACGCTGCTCAACGTCGGCAAGGCCTACTCGGGGCTCACCGACGAGGAGATCGCCGAGACCACGAAGCTCTTCCGCCGCTTGACCGAGCGCGTCTACGGCGGCCGCGTGCGCGCGGTGCGGCCCGAGGTGGTGATCGAGGTCGCGTTCGACGGCATCCAGCGCTCGGCGCGGCACAAGTCGGGCTTCGCGCTCCGCTTTCCGCGGATTTTGCGCTTGCGACCCGACAAGCCGGTCGCGGAGATCGACACGATCGAGCGCGTCGCGGAGCTCTACGAGCGTCTGCTGCGCGGCGAGACGACCGGCGCCGACTCCTCGCCCGGCTCCGACTCCTCGCCGCCCGCGTCCGACCCCGAGCCGGACGTCAGTTGACGCGCTTCGCGCGCCCCTTCCACTCCGCTTCGCGCAGCACGAACTTCTGGATCTTGCCGGTCGCGGTCTTCGGCAGATCGCCGAACACGACGGCCTTCGGGCACTTGAAGCCGGCGAGGTGCTGCCGGCAGTACGCGATCAGCTCCGCCTCGTCGAGCTTCGCGCCCGGCTTCAGCGTGACGAAGGCCTTCGGCACCTCGCCCCACTTGTCGTCCGGGACGCCGACCACCGCGACCTCCATGACCGCCGGGTGGCCGTAGATCGTCCGCTCGACCTCGACCGTCGAGATGTTCTCGCCGCCCGAGATGATGATGTCCTTCTTGCGGTCGCGGATCTCGATGTAGCCGTCGGGGTGCATCACCGCGGCGTCGCCCGAGTGGAACCAGCCGCCGCGGAACGCCTGCGCGGTCGCGTCGCGGTCCTCGAAGTAGCCGGCCATCACGTTGTTGCCCTGCATGATGACCTCGCCCTGCGTGACGCCGTCCGCAGGGACGTCGTCCATGTTCTCGTCGACCACGCGCATCTTGACGGCGGTGACGCTCGGGACGCCCTGGCGCGACTTGTACTGCGCGCGCTGTGCGGCGTCGGCGCCGTCCAACGCCGGCTGCCACTCGCAGATCGTGTGCGGGCCGTAGGTCTCCGTCAAACCATAAATGTGCGCGATCTCGGCGCCGATCGACTCGACCGTCGCGATCACCGCCGGCGCCGGCGGCGCACCGCCGGTCGCGATGGTGAGCTTCTTCTCGAGCTTCAGGCTCGCGAAGCCCGGATGGTTCGCGAGCATGATGAGCACGGTCGGCGCCGCGCACATGTTGGTGACGCCGTGACGCTGGATGAGCTCGAACACGCGCTCGGGGTCGACCTTGCGCAGCAGCACGTGCTGTCCGCCGACCGCCGCGACCGCCCACGGGAACGTCCAGCCGTTGCAGTGGAACAGCGGCAGCGTCCACAGGTAGACGCTGCGCGCGTCGAGCTTGAAGGTGATCACCTGCCCGAGCGCGTTCAGGTACGCGCCGCGGTGCGTGTAGACGACGCCCTTCGGACGTCCGGTCGTGCCGCTCGTGTAGTTGATCGCGAGCGGCATGCGCTCGTCGGGCACGTCGGTCGTGATCGGCTGCGGGCTTCCCTCGCGCAGGAACTCGGCGTAGCGCACGACACGCCGCCCCGAGCCGGACAGCGCCTCCAGCGACTTCGCCGGCACCTCGGGCGCCGCGCTCGGCTGGTCGATCACGACCGTGCGCAGCGCCGGCACCTCGTCGAGCACGTCCGCCACGTTCGGCGCGAGCTCCGCGTCGACGATCAGCAGCTTCGCGCCGCTGTGCTGCAGGATGTACTGGATCTCCGCGGGCGCGAGCCGGATGTTGATCGTCACCAGCACGGCGTGACGCAGCGGGACCGCGAAGTGCGCGGCGAGACACGCGAGCGTGTTCGGCGCCAGCACCGCGACGCGGTCGCCGCGCTCGATCCCCGCTGCCGCGAGCGCGCCCGCCGCGGCCGCGACGTGGTCCGCGAACTGCGACCACGTGAGCGAATGGTCGTCATCGACGACCGCGATCTTGTCGGGAAAGACCGCGCGACTCCGGAAGAGAAAGGAGAGCGGCGTCAGCGGCGCGAAGGAAACGGCGGCAAGCGCGGCGTCGTCCATGGGCTGCTCGTTCATCGCTCTCTCCATTCCCCTCGCCGCTGCTCGCGTCAACAGCCCGGCTATGGCGCACCCGGCGCGCGTGCTGGTAAGAGGGAAAGGAGCGATGGCCGGCCATCCGATCCGCTTCGGCGTCTGCCTGCCGCAGCACGGAAGCACCTGGGACGACGTCGTCGCGGTGGCGCAAGCCTGCGACCGGCTGGGCTACGACTCCGTCTGGGCCGTCGATCACTTCTTCGGCATCCCGGACGCGACGCAGCCGATCTTCGAGGGCTGGACCGAGCTCACCGCGCTCGCGCCGCTGACCGAGCGCGTGCGCCTCGGACACCTCGTGCTGTGCGTAAGCTACCGCCATCCCGCCGTGCTCGCGAAGATGGCGGCGACGCTCGATCACGTCTCGCGCGGCCGCTTCATCCTCGGCATGGGCGCGGGCTGGCACCAGCAGGAGTACCAGGCCTACGGGCTGTCGTTCCCGCCGATCGGCACGCGGCTCAAGGAGCTCGACGAGGCGCTCACCATCGTCCGCAAGATGTGGACCGACGAGCCGGCGACGTTCTTCGGCGAGCACTTCCACGTCGAGGACGCGCACTGCAAGCCGCGCCCGCTGCAGACGCCGCACCCGCCGATCCTCGTCGGCGGCACGGGCGAGCGCGTGCTGCTGCGCATCGTCGCCGAGCACGCGACGATCTGGAACAACCTCGGCTGGGCGCACCGCGACCTGCAGCACAAGGTCGAGGTGTTACGCTCTCACTGTGACGCCCTGAAGCGCGATCCCGCCGAGATCGAGATCTCGCAGCAGACGGTGGCGGCGATCGGCGAGACCGAGGACGAGGCGCGGCGCGCGACCGAAGCGGTGATGGCGGAGGTGCCGTTCCTCGCCGGCGGACGCGACCTCATCATCGCGGGGACGCCCGACGAGTGCGTCGAGCGCGTGAAGAAGACGATCGCGATGGGCGCCACGACGCTGCTGCTGAGCTTCGGGCGCAACCCGCGAATCGAAACGCTGGAGCTCTTTGCAGAACGGGTCGTCAGCGCGTTCCGCTGACGACCCGTTCCAGCGACTCGTTCGACTTCCGGACGGCTCGAAGATCAGGCCGTCATCGAGCGCAGGCGCGCGATGCGCTCCTCGAGCGGCGGGTGCGACGCGAACAGACGCGCGATGCCGGCCGGGTTCGAGATCTTGAGCATCGCCATCGAGTTCTGCGTGCGCGGATCCTGGATCTCGACCGTGCGCCGCAGGGCCTCGAGCGCGCTGATCATCCGCTCGCGACCCGCCAGGCGGGCGCCACCCGCGTCGGCGCGGAACTCGCGGTAGCGCGAGAACCAGGCGATCACCATCGAGCCGAGGATCATGAAGATGATCTCGAAGACGATCTGGACCAGGAAGTAGATCCCGTAGGACATGCCCTCGTTCTCGTCGCGGCCGCGCACCGCCTGGGCGGCGGCGAACGCGATGACGCGCGCGAGGAACATCACGAAGGCGTTCACGACGCCGGTGAGCAGCGTCATCGTCACCATGTCGCCGTTCGCGATGTGCGACACCTCGTGGCTCAGCACGCCCTCGACCTGGTTCGAGTCCATGCGCTCGAGGAGACCGGTCGAAACCGCGACGATCGAGTTGCGCTTGGTCGGCCCGGTCGCGAACGCGTTGACCTCCGGCGAGCGGTAGATGCCGACCTCGGGGGTCGGGATGCCGGCGGCCCGCGCCAGGTTCTCGACCATGTTCACCAGACGGCGCAGCGTCGGATCGTTGGTGTTCGGGTCGATGACCTGAACGCCCATCATCCACTTCGCCATCGTCTTCGACAGGGCGAGCGAGATGAGCGCACCGCCCATGCCCCAGACGAAGCAGAAGGCGAGCAACGCCCCGTAGTCGATCCCGTTCGCATCGAGGTACGGCCGGATCCCGAGGACGTTCAGGATGATCGAGATCGTCAGGACGACCAGGAAGTTGACCGCGAGGAACAGGAAGATTCGCTTGACCATTGTTCTCCTCGTTCGACGTGCCGCGTCAGCGCGACACGCCGGTAATGACGACCGGATCTGGCGCTTTCTTCAGAGCCGGGGCAATCGCCACCGAGGTGCTCGCCCCGCGACGCAGCGGCGAGCGCAACTATATCGCGTCCGCTGGGGGATGCACGCGCTCAGGCGGCACGCGCGACGCGCGGAGGCGATCAGTCGAGCAGGGTCAAAAAAAGATGCTGCGCGGGTCGCGCGACGGGCTCCTCGACCTGGTCGCGCCGCAGCCGACGTAGCCGCGCGACCTCGTCCTCGACCGCGGCGCGAAAGCCGCGGATCGCGCGCAGCAGCGCGACCTCGGCGCGCAGCCGCAGGAACGGCAGCAGCAGCCACGCCCCGCGGCGCAGGCGGTGCACCGCGTGGACGTCGACCCGCGTCGCCGGCCCCTCGGGCGCGAGCCGGATCTCGAGCTCGATCTCGCGCAGGAGCCGCCACGGCGCCGACAGCACGAGCCGCACGCGCGCCCCCGGCTCGAGCTCGAGAACGCGCCCCTCGATCGGCGCGCTGCCGGGAGAGTTGGCGCGACGCGTCGCGAAGCGACGCCCGCTGCCGGTCAGCCGATCGATCCCTTCGAGCCAGCCCGACACCGAGTCGCGGTCGACGAGCTGGTGCCACACCACATCCGCCGGGGCGCTCACCAAGCCGGCGGTACGCACGGAGAACTCGGCCACGGGCGGCGCGATTGCAAAACCCTCGCCGCCCGCGAGCGACGCAGAGGCTCGGCATCCGCTGCGTCGACGACGCCGGTGCTCCGTCGCGCGTGTCGTGGAACGAGCCCGTGGGCTCGTTCCACGACATCGACCGCGGACATCGCCGGCTGCTGTCGGCTCAGGCCGCGAGCGCGTGGCCGTGCGGCTCGAGCGCGATCGCCAGCACCTCCTCGACCGAGTTCACCGGGTGGAACCGCATCACGTCGCGCACCTCCCGCGGCACCTCCTCGAGGTCCGCCTCGTTGCGCGCCGGCAGGATGACGTCGGTGAGCCCCGCCGCGTGCGCCGCGAGCACCTTCTGCTTCACGCCGCCGATCGGCAGGACGCGCCCCTGCAGCGTCACCTCGCCGGTCATCCCGACCGTGTGCTTGACCGGACGCCCGGTGAGCAGCGAGACGACCGCCGTGACGATCGTCACGCCCGCGCTCGGGCCGTCCTTCGGTGTCGCACCGGCCGGCACGTGGATGTGGAACTCCTTCTTGTGGAAGGCCTGCCGGTCGATACCGAGCTCACCCGCGTGGCTGCGCACGTAGCTGAGCGCGATCTGCGCCGACTCCTTCATGACGTCGCCGAGCTGACCCGTGAGCACCAGGCCCTCGTTGCCCGGCATGGCCGCGGCCTCGACGAACAGGACGTCGCCGCCCGTGCCCGTCACCGCGAGACCCGTCGCCACGCCCGGAACGGCGGTACGGCTCGCCGACTCCTGGAAGAACTTCTGCCGGCCGAGCGCCTCGCGCACCGCGGCCTCGTCGATCACGATCGGCGGCGTCGCCTCGCCCGACGCGATGCGCGTCGCCGCCTTGCGCAGCAGCGTGCCGAGCTCGCGCTCGAGCTGACGCACACCGGCCTCGCGCGTGTACTCGTTCACGACCAGACGCAGCGTGTCGTCGTCGATCGAGACCTCTTCCGGCCGCAGACCGTTGCGCTCGATCTGCCGCGGCCACAGGTAGCCGCGCGCGATCGCAACCTTCTCGGCGACCGTGTAGCCGTCGAAGCGGATCACCTCCATGCGGTCGAGCAGCGGACCGGGGATGGTGTCCGCGACGTTGGCCGTCGCGATGAACAGCACGTGCGACAGGTCGAGCTCGACGTCGAGGTAGTGATCGCGGAACGCGTGGTTCTGCGCCGGGTCGAGCACCTCGAGCAGCGCCGCCGACGGATCACCGCGCCAATCCGCGCCGATCTTGTCGACCTCGTCGAGCATGATCACGGGGTTCATCGTCCCCGCGTCACGCAGCGCGCGCACGAGCCGGCCCGGCATCGCACCGATGTAGGTGCGCCGGTGGCCGCGGATCTCCGCCTCGTCGCGCACGCCGCCGAGCGACATGCGGACGAACTTGCGACCCGTCGCCCGCGCGATCGACTCGCCGATCGACGTCTTGCCGGTGCCCGGAGGGCCGATCAGCGTCAGGATGACGCCCGAGCGCTTGTCGTCGGGCACACCACGCTCCGCGCGGAGCTTGCGCACCGCGAGGTACTCGGTGATGCGCTTCTTGACGTCGTCGAGACCCGCGTGGTCCTCGTCGAGCACCTTGCGCGCGTAGACCGGATCGAGCCGCTCCTCGGAGCGCTTCGACCACGGCACCGCGACGAGCCAGTCGAGGTAGGTGCGGATCATCGAGCTCTCGGGGCTGGTCTCGCCCATGCGCTCGAGGCGACCGAGCTCGCGCAGGGCCTGCTCGCGCACGGCCTCCGGCATCCCGGCCTCGTCGATCTTCTTGCGGTACTCGTCGACCACCGAGCCGGTGTCCTCGCCGAGCTCCTTGCGGATCGCCTCCATCTGCTTGCGCAGCAGGTACTCGCGCTGCTGCTTCTGCGCGCCGGACTCGACGTCCTCGCGGATGCGCTTGCGCAGCTGCAGGTCGGCGAGACGCTCACGCTGCAGACGCAGGGCGAGCTCGAGCCGCTGGACGACGTCGAGCGTCTCGAGCAGCTCGACCTTCTGCGCGAAGGTCAGGTCGGGCGAGTAGCCCGAGGTGTCCGCGAGCGGACCGGGCTGCGTGATGGCGCGCAGGAACGCACGGATGCGGTCGTCCGCGCCGCGCAGGTCGAGGATCTCCTCGACGACGGCCCGGTACTCGCGCTCGAGCGCCTGGGTCTTCGCCGGCGGCGGAACCTCGTCCGGGTGCGGCGTCACCTCGACCTCGAGGTAGCCCTGGGCGGTCGTCGTGGCGCGCCCCGGGATGCCGCGGTGGAGACCCGACAGCACGACGGCGGTGCCGCCGCCCGGCAGGCGCAGCCGGTCGGCAATCTCCGCCACGGTGCCTACCTTGGCGTGCTGATTGTCGTGCTTCGGGACCAGGAGGACCCGAGTCGCGTCGCCGACGTCGATCGGCAGGGTCACCGTCATCCCTGGGAAGACGACGGTGTCCTCGAGGGCGATCAGGCGCATCTTTTCCATGCGTCCGAAGGTAAGGCCGCTTTGCGGGATGTCGAGGTTTCGGGCGCCGCGACGTCTCCCGCGGGGTCGCCCGGTCCCGCGGGAGCGCCCGGCGGCCGTGCGGGCTACGGGATGCCGAGCAGCTTGTGCGTCTGCAGGCTGAGCCGCCAGCGCGGGTGCCGTCGGCAGTACTCGAGCGCCCGCGCCGTGTTCTCGCGGACGTCGGGGCCGTCGAGGGGCTGCAGGTAGAAGACCTCGAAGTCGAGGTCGGCGACGCTCTCCGGCGTGACCTCGTGCGGGTAGACCAGCTTGAGCTCGCTGCCCCGCGTCACGACGAGCGTGGAGCCGGGCTTCGGGCTCACCGTGAGCCAGTCGATCCCGGGCGGCGGCTCGATCGTGCCGTTGGTCTCGACCGCGACCTCGAAGCCCGCCCGATGACACGCCGCGACGACGCTCTCGTCGAGCTGGAGGAGCGGCTCCCCACCCGTGAAGACCACGTACGGCCGCGCCGCGCGGCCGCCGCCGGCGTCGGCGTCGCCCGCGCCTTGGCGCCAGCACTCGGCGATCGCCGCCGCGAGCTCGTCCGCGGTCGCGAAGCGCCCGCCGCCGGGTCCGTCGATGCCCACGAAGTCGGTGTCGCAGAACCAGCATGCCGCCTCGGAGCGATCCGCCTCGCGCCCCGACCACAGGTTGCAGCCCGCGAAGCGACAGAAGACGGCCGCCCGGCCGGTGCGCGCTCCCTCGCCCTGGAGCGTGTAGTAAATCTCCTTCACCGCGTAGGCCACGTTCGCGTCCCGTCCGGCAGACGGAGGTTTAGATCGCGGTCGGCGGCGCTGCCACGCGCCCTTCGCTCGCGCCGCCGGACGCGAGCCACGCCGGGGCAAGAGCGTCAGTCGCGCCGCGCCTCGTGCTCGTGGACCTGCGCGTCGCGCCCGTGGAGCTGCGCCTCGCGCTCGTGGTTCGGCGCCTCGCGGTCGCGGTACAGCCCCGGCGGCACGCCCTTCCAGCGCTTGAACGCGTGCACGAAGCTCGACGCTTCCGCGTAGCCCAATCGCTCCGCGACCTCCTCGACCGTCATGCGGTGGGTCAGCATCTCCTCGGCGAGCGTCTCGCGGACCTCGTCGAGCAGACGGCGGAACGACGTCCCCTCCGCCGCGAGGCGTCGGCGCAGCGTCCGCGGCGCCATGCCGAGCTCCGCGGCGACGCCTTCCATGTCGTTGCCGCGCGAGGGCCGCAGCAGGTACTGGCGCACGCGCTCGGAGACGTGGCTGCGCGCGCGTCGCCGGGTCAGCAGCTCCTGGCACTGCTCCTCGCAGAAGCGCGCCGTGCGCTCGTTCGCCTGCGGGAGCGGCTGGTCGGCCCAGTTCGGGGCGATGGTGATCGAGTTCTCGGGCTCACCGAACGACACCGGCCCCGGGAAGAGCTCCGAAAAGCGCTCCGCGTAGCGCGGGCGCGGGAAGCGGAAGGTGACGCGCTGCAGCGGCACCGGACGCTGGAACAGGTCGCGCTGCACGGCGACCGAGGCAGCGGCGTCGCGCTCGAGCAGGAACTGCCGGCAATCCTCGGGGATGCTCGAGTCGTCGAGCACGACGCGCAGGTCGCGCGTCGACCTGTCGGTGCGGAAGCGGACGAAGGCGAAGGTCAGGTCGAGGTAGCGGATGCCGAACTCGCTGGCGCTGCGCAGCGTCCGGCTGCTGAGCAGCGCGTAGCCCCAGATGCCGTACGCGGTCAGCCGGTAGCGGCTGCCGGCCTCGAGCCCGATGCCGGGGACGTGGCCGAGGTGGCGCACCAGGTTGCGCACGACGGCCAGCTCCTGCGCCGGCTCGATCTCGGCGTCCGGGT from Candidatus Binatia bacterium carries:
- a CDS encoding MBL fold metallo-hydrolase, whose translation is MRLAVRPEGLLLEDLDLFLDPAAPVACAVLSHGHADHARALAGRIHATPETIAIARARLGDTDYVAHAYGEPFEIRGPGGVRARVTFFPSGHVLGSALTLIEAAGQRLLYTGDVKLHPSLTCPTAVVPPCDVLITEATFALPVFRFPPVDELRARIVAEARRALDDGEVPVFLGYALGKGPEVAKILQEAGIPVSAHGAVHRMIEVYRSFGIEYPDVVPYERGRVDGRALVVPPSARNHPMLALLKRKRVTAVTGWALLDASYDRFGADALVPLSDHADWDELLALGAATGARRVLTTHGHAAPFAHALEKRGLEARALHLLHGDEE
- a CDS encoding ATP-dependent DNA ligase; this translates as MRGFATLCSELRATRKTSRKVALVADYLQRLDDESLQVAARFLTGGPFAARDQRTLSVGWATLFRIAVEMFPDLDPETLRECFRAVGDMGETFGLLQMRRGRDLAPSVLEVDRVLEQLAATRKPDEKARVLRELLPPLEPLVLKETVKLLVGGQRIGLSELLLEQAIARASDVPLDEVKRANLLCGDVGEVALRARRRELGSAHLALFHPLGFQLAATYEAGDELPWERVIVEEKLDGIRAQAHVEPASERGAARVALYSRSLDDITRAFPEIVERLARLPTPLILDGEILAYANGRALPFGQLQRRLGRKAVDAALAEEVPLVFVLYDVLAVDGTLVIDRPLAERRRLLEPLALPEGILLSPAHRASDAAALEKLFDLALANGNEGLMLKDESAPYTPGKRGRAWLKYKKARATLDVVVTAVEPGHGRRAGLLSDLTFAVRGPDGTLLNVGKAYSGLTDEEIAETTKLFRRLTERVYGGRVRAVRPEVVIEVAFDGIQRSARHKSGFALRFPRILRLRPDKPVAEIDTIERVAELYERLLRGETTGADSSPGSDSSPPASDPEPDVS
- a CDS encoding long-chain-fatty-acid--CoA ligase, with translation MNEQPMDDAALAAVSFAPLTPLSFLFRSRAVFPDKIAVVDDDHSLTWSQFADHVAAAAGALAAAGIERGDRVAVLAPNTLACLAAHFAVPLRHAVLVTINIRLAPAEIQYILQHSGAKLLIVDAELAPNVADVLDEVPALRTVVIDQPSAAPEVPAKSLEALSGSGRRVVRYAEFLREGSPQPITTDVPDERMPLAINYTSGTTGRPKGVVYTHRGAYLNALGQVITFKLDARSVYLWTLPLFHCNGWTFPWAVAAVGGQHVLLRKVDPERVFELIQRHGVTNMCAAPTVLIMLANHPGFASLKLEKKLTIATGGAPPAPAVIATVESIGAEIAHIYGLTETYGPHTICEWQPALDGADAAQRAQYKSRQGVPSVTAVKMRVVDENMDDVPADGVTQGEVIMQGNNVMAGYFEDRDATAQAFRGGWFHSGDAAVMHPDGYIEIRDRKKDIIISGGENISTVEVERTIYGHPAVMEVAVVGVPDDKWGEVPKAFVTLKPGAKLDEAELIAYCRQHLAGFKCPKAVVFGDLPKTATGKIQKFVLREAEWKGRAKRVN
- a CDS encoding TIGR03560 family F420-dependent LLM class oxidoreductase, producing the protein MAGHPIRFGVCLPQHGSTWDDVVAVAQACDRLGYDSVWAVDHFFGIPDATQPIFEGWTELTALAPLTERVRLGHLVLCVSYRHPAVLAKMAATLDHVSRGRFILGMGAGWHQQEYQAYGLSFPPIGTRLKELDEALTIVRKMWTDEPATFFGEHFHVEDAHCKPRPLQTPHPPILVGGTGERVLLRIVAEHATIWNNLGWAHRDLQHKVEVLRSHCDALKRDPAEIEISQQTVAAIGETEDEARRATEAVMAEVPFLAGGRDLIIAGTPDECVERVKKTIAMGATTLLLSFGRNPRIETLELFAERVVSAFR
- the htpX gene encoding protease HtpX; the protein is MVKRIFLFLAVNFLVVLTISIILNVLGIRPYLDANGIDYGALLAFCFVWGMGGALISLALSKTMAKWMMGVQVIDPNTNDPTLRRLVNMVENLARAAGIPTPEVGIYRSPEVNAFATGPTKRNSIVAVSTGLLERMDSNQVEGVLSHEVSHIANGDMVTMTLLTGVVNAFVMFLARVIAFAAAQAVRGRDENEGMSYGIYFLVQIVFEIIFMILGSMVIAWFSRYREFRADAGGARLAGRERMISALEALRRTVEIQDPRTQNSMAMLKISNPAGIARLFASHPPLEERIARLRSMTA
- a CDS encoding SRPBCC family protein, whose translation is MAEFSVRTAGLVSAPADVVWHQLVDRDSVSGWLEGIDRLTGSGRRFATRRANSPGSAPIEGRVLELEPGARVRLVLSAPWRLLREIELEIRLAPEGPATRVDVHAVHRLRRGAWLLLPFLRLRAEVALLRAIRGFRAAVEDEVARLRRLRRDQVEEPVARPAQHLFLTLLD
- the lon gene encoding endopeptidase La; its protein translation is MEKMRLIALEDTVVFPGMTVTLPIDVGDATRVLLVPKHDNQHAKVGTVAEIADRLRLPGGGTAVVLSGLHRGIPGRATTTAQGYLEVEVTPHPDEVPPPAKTQALEREYRAVVEEILDLRGADDRIRAFLRAITQPGPLADTSGYSPDLTFAQKVELLETLDVVQRLELALRLQRERLADLQLRKRIREDVESGAQKQQREYLLRKQMEAIRKELGEDTGSVVDEYRKKIDEAGMPEAVREQALRELGRLERMGETSPESSMIRTYLDWLVAVPWSKRSEERLDPVYARKVLDEDHAGLDDVKKRITEYLAVRKLRAERGVPDDKRSGVILTLIGPPGTGKTSIGESIARATGRKFVRMSLGGVRDEAEIRGHRRTYIGAMPGRLVRALRDAGTMNPVIMLDEVDKIGADWRGDPSAALLEVLDPAQNHAFRDHYLDVELDLSHVLFIATANVADTIPGPLLDRMEVIRFDGYTVAEKVAIARGYLWPRQIERNGLRPEEVSIDDDTLRLVVNEYTREAGVRQLERELGTLLRKAATRIASGEATPPIVIDEAAVREALGRQKFFQESASRTAVPGVATGLAVTGTGGDVLFVEAAAMPGNEGLVLTGQLGDVMKESAQIALSYVRSHAGELGIDRQAFHKKEFHIHVPAGATPKDGPSAGVTIVTAVVSLLTGRPVKHTVGMTGEVTLQGRVLPIGGVKQKVLAAHAAGLTDVILPARNEADLEEVPREVRDVMRFHPVNSVEEVLAIALEPHGHALAA
- the queE gene encoding 7-carboxy-7-deazaguanine synthase; translation: MAYAVKEIYYTLQGEGARTGRAAVFCRFAGCNLWSGREADRSEAACWFCDTDFVGIDGPGGGRFATADELAAAIAECWRQGAGDADAGGGRAARPYVVFTGGEPLLQLDESVVAACHRAGFEVAVETNGTIEPPPGIDWLTVSPKPGSTLVVTRGSELKLVYPHEVTPESVADLDFEVFYLQPLDGPDVRENTARALEYCRRHPRWRLSLQTHKLLGIP
- a CDS encoding AraC family transcriptional regulator, whose translation is MQPWEVRRGIGSVQLLVRLAGEHGVSPAACLRGSGIRVDSLDDPDAEIEPAQELAVVRNLVRHLGHVPGIGLEAGSRYRLTAYGIWGYALLSSRTLRSASEFGIRYLDLTFAFVRFRTDRSTRDLRVVLDDSSIPEDCRQFLLERDAAASVAVQRDLFQRPVPLQRVTFRFPRPRYAERFSELFPGPVSFGEPENSITIAPNWADQPLPQANERTARFCEEQCQELLTRRRARSHVSERVRQYLLRPSRGNDMEGVAAELGMAPRTLRRRLAAEGTSFRRLLDEVRETLAEEMLTHRMTVEEVAERLGYAEASSFVHAFKRWKGVPPGLYRDREAPNHEREAQLHGRDAQVHEHEARRD